GTACTCAAACAACAGTCTGAATCTTCAGACCAAATTAGGAAGGTGTACAAGATTTTCTTGCTCTGTGACAGTGCAGGAGTGTAAGCAGAGTGTGAAAGATGACCCTGAGCCAGTTGCCTGGGAGGAAACTCCAGCAGAAGTCACCACAGAGCACCCTAACACTCAGGGAGGTGCCAAGCTCATGCAAGAGATCTTGGGACAGCAAGAATGATATGGCTCACTTGTGGACCTTTCCTTAGGCTGTCTACTttagacaaaataaaattcaagccctgcagagaaagacCTCAGCTACAAGTCTGCTGAACATGCATCATTGTGCTGGCTGGTGAACAGGACTTCAGTAGAGTTTACTAGAAAAGCTCAACTAGTTCAATGCTAGATTTTGTCTTCCTAAGCCACCACATGAATTGTCTCCCTTCTAGATTTGTCTGTGTGTTCTGTTTCTTCCCAAAGTGAGAGGTATCTcatgttttctttggttttgactTCTGATATGAACCTGTGatttcagatgggaaaaaaatggagtTCAAAATATGTACTGCAAAGTGTATTTTACATTCTTTGTTGGGGGTCTGAGACATTACTGACTGCAGCACTAAAAGCAACTAAATTTCATAGAAGATTTCTCTATGAATCAGAATTAGCACTATTGCACCAGCTGGTGCAACTCTTTCAGAACTCTTCAGTATattttcatgggtttttttaaacagaaataaacacgGCAGGACAGGCCCAGGCCTTTAAAAGTTAAAGAGAAATTCACtcttcagagaaaaatcaaacacagaCCCAGGCTGCAGCTGGATAAGGAAACAGAAGGGACAACTATTTGCTGCTCCCTCACTTCAGATAGTCTGTGCTTAGTTGTGATTAGACACATAGGAAAGcctcatgttttcttttgctgtgagaaaaaggtaaagaaaaccATTTCATGTGGTGAAATATAAAGGCTACCGCTGTGCTCTCTTTTGCTtgcattcttcttcttttatttttttttttcttcataagaaGGGTGTTCCTTTCCtcaaagagagagggagagggagaaagactGTAAACTGTCCAAAAGGACCGTGAGAAAACAGGAAGCTTTGAAAAGTAcaagagaaagcaagatgaAATCTATTTGCAGGCGGTTCCCCGGGGGACATGTGAGCCATTGTTAAGCAGCCTGTTCATACAGCTATATCCTTCCTTCTGCTGAGGAGGAGCTTGGTGCCAAAAGGCTGCTATCTGGTCATTGCCTTAACCCTCTGAATGCCAGCCAGAAATACTTGCTTGAGTCTTTGAAGGGCTCAGCCAGAGAAGCAAGGGATGTTCCTAACACCAAAGAGCAATTCTTGATTCTCCCTTCTCTTATTGTTACAGGTCACCGCTTTGTTCAGGAGCATTGATGTTGATTCATACACCTTCAGGCACAAGAGAAACCAGTTCACTGtgcttacttgtttctttcttcctaggAACATTGGGTGGGGACAtagaattattatttaaaaaaaaaaaaaaagtaagaaaaacagGTGTTGCTGTAGAGTTTTTGTTACTGTTTGGAGAACATATTGGTGGTACACCAGTTCCTGGCTCACATTATTGCCTTCTCCAAGTTTTAACAGTTCATCATCATCAATCCCTAACCTGAACATAAACTTCCAGCCAAGTGACACATATCTCAAAAATAGTGTGGGTCCAAACACTCCATCCAGAACAGCTGATAAAACAACTGAGTTTCTTTCCTGAAATTTGAGGGATCAGAGAAGGATGCTGACCAAATGGGAACAAGAAGACAGGTTTTCAGTTGTTCTCAAAGAATGAATGTCTCCAGCAGACTTGACATGGAACTACGTAAGTATTTCAgtgacaaaaattattttatcagtgTAGTATAACTTAAGTTCTAGTATCCAAATCAACATTTTAATAGGACATAAATTTCAAAGAATCAAATTGCTAAAGTTGAAAGgctttgctgttattttttcaaagttaaATTCTCCAAAGTTATCAAAGTAAAATGAGGAAGGACAAAAgattcatttttacattttcatattAGAATTATCACTGAAATCCATATTTGCCTGTGAcatttttcaagagaaaataattccatttaagATTTTTCATCCAGCTCTGCTTCTCAGTGGAACACTccttttaagaaaatacttaatTCCATAAAGATGTTGGATGAAAGAGTTCTAGAAATTTCTTCCAGATCAATCTTCAGTCACTTAGGCATAAACTGGGAATATGGTTTACTCGATATTTATAGCCCTCTTAGAGTAGATCAAAGTGGGAATAAAAACTACAACCTTTGACTTTACGAGGTATGACTACACTAATGAACCAGATaggcagcaaaacaaacagatgtAGTGTCCAATACTGAGTAAGAATATAAACATGAATAATTCATAAAGAATATATTAGAGACAAGCACTGTCAAGAAAGCCAAAGCCTCAAAAGTTTATGGGGagtggagagaagagagaatgGAAAGGGAATGTCATCCTCCAGTGTGCTGGAGGGAGGCAGTAAACTGGAATTCCCACAGGATTCTAAAAAGGCCAGATGGTCTCAGAGGCTGTTTTGTTAGGATACTGATGTCCTGCTCTGTATTTCAGTCTGGTAATTACATTTGGCCCATTCAAATATCTTCTGCAGTTGTAGTTTcctgtggctttctttgagtCCTTCCTTGAACTGTTACATAGCATCACTGTGTGAAATcatagctgctgcttttccatggTTCTCTGTGGGGTGCATGACTTGATGTTTTTAGTCAGTGTTTCAAGCTGTTAGCACTTAGACTTCTGTTTGGATGGCTGCACTAAGCAAATGTCAGGTATGTTTATTGTACTCAAACTGCAATGGTGTCCAAATGcttgcaaatggaaaaaaatattttggggtgAAAGTTACCAACATTGAAGTGGAAGGAGTAAATCACAGATATTTACCTCCATTATTTTGTGCTGCCTAAGCAGAACCTGGACCAAGAAATGAAGCCAGACTACTTTATGCTAATATAAATGCAGCTGTAGTACGTGTTAGGAAGTCTTGTTTTTCTAATTCTGTCATATTGCAAGATGATGACTTCACAGAAATATCCAGTGGGTAAACACCTCTGCCACCAAATGCACTTACCTTGCATTTAAAGGGTTTGACATCAGAGTGAACAATCATGTGGGCCTTGAGAGTCTGCTTTTGTACAAAACTCTTGAAGCACAAATGGCACTGATAGGCTCTGATATTGGTGTGGATCAGGACATGTCGCTTCATGTTGGCCAGCAGAGTAAATTCCCGGCCACAAATTCCACATTTGTGCTCTTTCACACCCTGcaagaagattttaaaaaatcagaaaattctATAGATGGAAATTTTCCTAgatcatttcattttcagtactGAAATATATGAATTATTTATTCTGCATTAGCAAAGCAGCCAATAAATTATTCCACTTCTAACATCATTTGCTCAAGTAATAGATACCTAAGTATTTTTCTCCTAGCAAATTCTTATGAGAGtctgagaaacagagaaggaaaagaaggtgtAAGCTTACTGAAATAATTAGATTTGTTTCCATCAGTATGTTTACAAATCAATGAGACATAATAGCAGAGCTTCTCTGTCCTGCTTTGCTGCTTATGTAAAGTATTGGTCAAATGTGTACACTTATTGACCAAGAACAAAAGCTAACCAGATAAGAGACTAAAGTAATGTTTGCCTGTGGTAACTGAACAATCATTGGCTTCTAAAAAAAAGCATAGCTAcagaaaattatctgaaataaCCAAGAAGCAGTCAAGCCGTGTCACCGAGTAAGGATGTACATACTACATTCAAAGAGTATCTTAGTGGGACTTGCACTGACCCTAATGGAGCAACATCATTTTATCTCATGTTTACAGAGCATTTCTAGCACCTTTTATGCCATTCAGTCAATATACTACTGCATAATTCAGTATCCTGGGTGACACCCATGTGACATACCTACCAGCTCCTCAAAAAGTCATTTGGATGCTatgaaaataattgaatttaTCACTAAACACTTTAAGAGTTTCAGTATAACTTGCTGAAGATAATGGGAATTTCCTAGTGAAGTGCCAAGAGCTATTACTCCTCCTATAGACCACCATTACACAGAAGACTTGAAACCATATCTACTTTTGTACCAGTCAGCGCTATTAACAGctaatttcaaagcaaaaaccGAGAAGACCAACAGCAACTCAAAGTGTCTGCCTATCTAATGTGGAGCTGCATTTGGGCAGCTAAGTGCTGTTAATTATGTTCACAGCTGAATCCACCTGCAGCTGTGGACAAAGAAGCAGAAGCACTCTGAAGGCTCAGGGGCCTTGCACTTCCTGTGACAAAAAACCTACCAAGTCTTAAATTAGTAGAGTTTTTGCATGGTAAATCCAAAGCCCAGGGAATCTCCAGAAAGAGCAGAAATCATAACCTTgtaatagagaagaaaaagcaaatgtggaAGTGGAGGTTGTTGATTTTTATAAGAAAATGTGTCTAAAATACCaaaatgctgtgattttttgtatttttaatggtttttgtataaaagccaaaacacaagtgttaaaggaaaaaataggcAAATATTGGAAGcaaatttttataaaaatgtgtGGGATTTTGTAAAGGCAGATAAACTAGTTTTAGACATTCTTGAATGGAATAGTtacatttttcctatttttgaaAGTGGTCTTTGTGGATGTGTTCCAAAGCCCTCTTCTAGCCTACAATGACTCTGCGGTCATTGCTGTCAGCAGTGGCAAGACTGCCACTTGGTACTAATTGGCTGGGGTAAATGTCCTGCTTGTCTAATTTTCTTAACTGGAATTCTGGATAAGGGATAAGGGAATTCTGGATAAGGGAaatttttattacctttttttttttttggttggttggctgggtTTTTTCACCTAAATGTCACATCGTAATGATTCTTGAAAATCAGATGagtaatatatattttcttttgctgcatATGTACAGTCTATCACAAATCCACCTACTTCCCAGTTGAGGGAGAAAAAACATACATCTGGTTTTCAGTAGAAAATTTCTCTTAAAATTTTGGGGGTGTTACACAGCTCTACAAAATTATGTTATGCTACAGAAGGTCACCCTGAAGATAAAACCGAGAAATTGAGAGATGTAAATACAGTTTTGGGAAGCAATACAGGTGGTTTAATTGCACTCCTGTTTACAACAAGGCAGtttttgtatgtattttcttAAGCCTGACTAAGATACCTAGCTTCTACTAttgccagtgctgctggggtttttactCTGCATAAAACTCTCCGGATGGCAAAGGGCCAGCATGAGGGTCTGTAGTCTAATTACCTTCTTTCCAAGGAGATTCATTGGTGTATCTTTCATGGCCTGCAATCCCCACCACTACCTTCTGATGCAAGGTGAGAGCGCAACCCGTGCTGGCTTACCTTGTGAGTTAGGGAGTGTTGTTTGAGATGGTGGGGCTGCACGAACTCCATGCCACATTCGGTGCAGATGTACGGGCGGATGTCTTTGTGCTTCATCATGTGGTTTTGCAGCTGGCTCGGATACTGGAAGGTCTTATCGCATTCAGTGCAATTGTACTGTATAGGGCCACGGTGGGTTGTTAAGTGCCTCTTCAGTTGGGCCAGGGTTGGGaagtccagaccacactccacACAGATGTTCTCTCGGCCACTCTCATGCTTAGACTCATGTGCCTTCAGCTCACTGGGGTAGGCAAAACCTCTGCCGCAGATCCTGCAGTTGTAAGGCTTGATGTCACTGTGTTGCATCATGTGCCTCTTAAGGTGACTGGTTTGAGTGAAAGCCTTGTGGCACACCTGGCACTTATGTGGCCGGGTGCCCTGGTGTGTCAACATATGTGTGTGCAAGTGGCTCAGCTGTTTAAAAAGCTTGCCACATCGGGTGCAAGCATGTGGCTTAATGCCACTGTGCCCCAAGATATGGGTGACCAAATTGTACTTGGATGTATAGGACTTCTCACACATGGGACATTGCCAGCGTTTCTGTTCACCACCTACATCAACATAGTAGCTGTCGTCTATCTGAAGGTTGACATCTACTCTCTCcactttctgtttattttcaccACTTTCTCTTACTTCAGCCCTCCTGAAGGGTGGGTCTGGAGGTCTTTTCATTTGGATGGGGTTCCTGAAATGAAAGTTGGGTGGCACAATAAAAGGAAACATTAAGCCAGGGTGGACTTTAGGGTAGTAAGAGTAAGGAGCCTGCATGAATGCTGGGCTACTGGGCCATGCTGTGTTAGGCTTCACTGGCTCTTGCTTAATGGGCTTGGCTCCAAAGTGCTCCAGACTTCTGTAGAGCTGGAAACCAAAGTTGCAGAGGTCAATCATCTGGGAACTGTActtgggctgtgctggctgttgGAACATCGAGGGGAGACTGGAAGAGCCTATGTCACTCTGATCTTCAGATCTGTCTGGTGGTGATGATGAACCCTCAAGAGCAATAGAAGGAGGCATTTTTGTTGGCATGCTCTTGCGTTTCCGAGACCCTCCTTCCAAGGACCC
The Columba livia isolate bColLiv1 breed racing homer chromosome Z, bColLiv1.pat.W.v2, whole genome shotgun sequence genome window above contains:
- the ZNF366 gene encoding zinc finger protein 366; translation: MMKNEETSFNVDSTRASPFSHCLQPLSPVMKPHRTSQFGEEFRPHLSHFRYGPPPFGDMETFQGSLEGGSRKRKSMPTKMPPSIALEGSSSPPDRSEDQSDIGSSSLPSMFQQPAQPKYSSQMIDLCNFGFQLYRSLEHFGAKPIKQEPVKPNTAWPSSPAFMQAPYSYYPKVHPGLMFPFIVPPNFHFRNPIQMKRPPDPPFRRAEVRESGENKQKVERVDVNLQIDDSYYVDVGGEQKRWQCPMCEKSYTSKYNLVTHILGHSGIKPHACTRCGKLFKQLSHLHTHMLTHQGTRPHKCQVCHKAFTQTSHLKRHMMQHSDIKPYNCRICGRGFAYPSELKAHESKHESGRENICVECGLDFPTLAQLKRHLTTHRGPIQYNCTECDKTFQYPSQLQNHMMKHKDIRPYICTECGMEFVQPHHLKQHSLTHKGVKEHKCGICGREFTLLANMKRHVLIHTNIRAYQCHLCFKSFVQKQTLKAHMIVHSDVKPFKCKLCGKEFNRMHNLMGHMHLHSDSKPFKCLYCPSKFTLKGNLTRHMKVKHGVMERGFHSQGFGRGRIAASQTNVLRNLEQEEPFDLSQKSQGKGISFHSDGESAKGSSCPEEEEDNYYEAERYSPGMYHHDNKLYVAQDLSGKPVCMMKDLRESYCNEKEEVLNEGGLEKRIGDSDRQESQGERELANNKEHLSFRSFEKARVGHSLSDYLYFKHRNKSLKELLERKIEKQTMLIGI